A region of Vitis riparia cultivar Riparia Gloire de Montpellier isolate 1030 chromosome 1, EGFV_Vit.rip_1.0, whole genome shotgun sequence DNA encodes the following proteins:
- the LOC117917141 gene encoding uncharacterized protein LOC117917141: MEDWNMLAADCVVISCCCQCLILQMVVFVLLKLPYKLFRKTKEYAKKKLMLHGRRQHRGTEREMKPYEDEFREIQGGLRIQVEGGFPEDGSQGCGCCMEEVERVLEEYSQRGEFAFGSFWGRGESDKEEFASNVVQCHLIEMIGSFSYA, translated from the coding sequence ATGGAAGATTGGAACATGCTGGCGGCAGACTGTGTTGTCATATCTTGTTGCTGCCAATGCTTAATCCTACAAATGGTCGTCTTCGTCTTGCTCAAACTGCCATACAAGTTGTTTCGGAAGACTAAAGAGTATGCCAAGAAGAAGCTTATGCTGCATGGAAGGAGACAACACAGAGGCACAGAGAGAGAAATGAAGCCATATGAAGATGAGTTCAGAGAAATACAGGGAGGGCTAAGAATTCAAGTAGAAGGAGGATTCCCAGAAGATGGAAGCCAGGGTTGTGGGTGTTGTATGGAGGAAGTTGAGAGGGTGTTGGAGGAGTATTCCCAGAGGGGAGAGTTTGCCTTTGGAAGCTTTTGGGGTAGGGGGGAATCAGACAAAGAAGAATTTGCAAGTAATGTTGTGCAATGTCATTTAATtgaaatgattggttctttcAGCTATGCCTAA
- the LOC117913798 gene encoding probable calcium-binding protein CML16, whose translation MVMDTLKSDQLTQLKDIFKRFDMDSDGSLTQLELAALLRSLGLKPTGDQLQVLLSNMDANGNGSIEFDELVEAILPDLNEQILVNQEQLTEVFRSFDRDGNGYITASELAGSMAKMGSPLSYRELSDMMREADINGDGVISFNEFATIMAKSAADFLGLAVF comes from the coding sequence ATGGTTATGGATACACTGAAATCTGATCAGCTAACGCAGCTAAAAGACATATTCAAGCGCTTTGACATGGACTCGGATGGCAGCCTAACCCAACTAGAGCTTGCAGCTCTCTTAAGGTCTCTTGGGCTCAAGCCTACAGGCGACCAACTGCAAGTATTGTTGAGCAACATGGACGCCAATGGCAATGGGTCCATCGAGTTTGATGAATTGGTGGAGGCTATTTTGCCAGACTTGAATGAGCAGATTCTAGTCAACCAGGAGCAGCTCACAGAGGTTTTCAGATCATTTGATCGAGATGGCAACGGCTACATAACTGCATCTGAGCTTGCAGGGTCCATGGCCAAGATGGGGAGTCCCTTATCATATCGAGAACTCTCTGATATGATGAGAGAAGCGGACATTAATGGAGATGGCGTCATTAGCTTTAACGAGTTTGCAACCATCATGGCCAAGTCTGCTGCAGATTTCCTTGGCCTTGCAGTGTTCTAG